One genomic window of Streptomyces sp. WP-1 includes the following:
- a CDS encoding catalase — MTQGPLTTEAGAPVADNQNSETAGVGGPVLVQDQLLLEKLAHFNRERIPERVVHARGAGAYGTFTVTADVTPYTRAAFLAEAGKETEVFLRFSTVAGNLGAADAVRDPRGFAVKFYTEEGNYDLVGNNTPVFFIRDAIKFPDFIHTQKRDPYTGSQEADNVWDFWGLSPEATHQVTWLFGDRGIPASYRHMDGFGSHTYQWNNEAGEVFWVKYHFKTDQGIKNLTAGEAAVLAGTDPDSHQRDLRESIERGEFPSWTVGVQIMPAADAASYRFNPFDLTKVWPHADYPVIEIGRLELNRNPRNVFAEVEQSIFSPSHFVPGIGPSPDKMLQGRLFAYGDAHRYRVGINADHLPVNRPHATEARTHSRDGFLYDGRHGGAKNYEPNSFGGPAQTGRPLWQPYDGFGGGTGDHPAPLHAEDDDFVQAGDLYRLMSEPEKERLIANLAGSISQVSRADIAERAIGNFAAADADFGKRLEAAVRAPRD, encoded by the coding sequence GTGACGCAGGGACCGCTCACCACGGAGGCCGGTGCTCCGGTAGCCGACAACCAGAACAGCGAGACGGCGGGCGTCGGCGGCCCGGTGCTGGTCCAGGACCAGCTGCTGCTGGAGAAGCTGGCCCACTTCAACCGCGAGCGCATCCCGGAGCGGGTCGTGCACGCCCGCGGCGCCGGCGCCTACGGCACCTTCACGGTGACCGCGGACGTCACGCCGTACACCAGGGCCGCCTTCCTCGCCGAGGCCGGCAAGGAGACCGAGGTCTTCCTGCGCTTCTCGACGGTGGCCGGGAACCTCGGCGCGGCGGACGCGGTCCGTGACCCGCGCGGTTTCGCGGTGAAGTTCTACACCGAGGAGGGCAACTACGACCTCGTCGGCAACAACACCCCCGTCTTCTTCATCCGGGACGCGATCAAGTTCCCCGACTTCATCCACACCCAGAAGCGCGACCCCTACACGGGCAGCCAGGAGGCCGACAACGTGTGGGACTTCTGGGGGCTGTCACCGGAGGCGACCCACCAGGTGACCTGGCTGTTCGGCGACCGCGGCATCCCGGCGTCGTACCGGCACATGGACGGCTTCGGCTCGCACACCTACCAGTGGAACAACGAGGCGGGCGAGGTCTTCTGGGTCAAGTACCACTTCAAGACCGACCAGGGCATCAAGAACCTCACCGCCGGTGAGGCCGCGGTGCTCGCGGGCACCGATCCCGACTCCCACCAGCGCGATCTGCGCGAGTCGATCGAGCGGGGCGAGTTCCCGAGCTGGACCGTGGGCGTGCAGATCATGCCGGCGGCGGACGCGGCGTCGTACCGTTTCAACCCGTTCGACCTGACCAAGGTGTGGCCGCACGCGGACTACCCGGTCATCGAGATCGGCAGGCTGGAGCTGAACCGCAACCCGCGGAACGTCTTCGCCGAGGTCGAGCAGTCGATCTTCAGCCCCTCGCACTTCGTGCCGGGCATCGGCCCCTCGCCCGACAAGATGCTCCAGGGCCGGCTCTTCGCGTACGGCGACGCGCACCGCTACCGCGTCGGCATCAACGCCGACCACCTGCCGGTCAACCGTCCGCACGCCACCGAGGCCCGCACGCACTCCCGTGACGGCTTCCTGTACGACGGCCGGCACGGCGGCGCCAAGAACTACGAGCCCAACAGCTTCGGCGGGCCCGCGCAGACCGGCCGCCCGCTGTGGCAGCCGTACGACGGCTTCGGCGGCGGCACCGGCGACCACCCGGCCCCGCTCCACGCCGAGGACGACGACTTCGTGCAGGCCGGGGACCTGTACCGGCTGATGTCGGAGCCGGAGAAGGAGCGGCTGATCGCCAACCTGGCCGGGTCGATCTCCCAGGTCTCCCGCGCGGACATCGCGGAGCGCGCGATCGGCAACTTCGCGGCCGCGGACGCCGACTTCGGCAAGCGACTGGAGGCGGCGGTGCGGGCCCCGCGCGACTGA
- a CDS encoding Fur family transcriptional regulator, with protein sequence MSDLLERLRGRGWRMTAQRRVVAEVLDGEHVHMTADEVHARAVAKLPEISRATVYNTLGELVTLGEVLEVSTDKRAKRYDPNAHRPHHHLVCAHCGAIRDVHPTGNPLADLPDTERFGFTVSDVEVTYRGLCPECAGA encoded by the coding sequence ATGAGCGACCTTCTGGAACGACTGCGTGGACGCGGATGGCGGATGACCGCGCAGCGGCGCGTGGTGGCCGAGGTCCTCGACGGCGAGCACGTCCACATGACGGCCGACGAGGTCCACGCACGGGCTGTCGCGAAGCTGCCGGAGATCTCCCGGGCGACCGTCTACAACACGCTGGGCGAGCTGGTCACGCTCGGCGAGGTGCTGGAAGTCTCGACGGACAAGCGCGCCAAGCGGTACGACCCCAACGCGCATCGGCCGCACCACCACCTGGTCTGCGCCCACTGCGGCGCGATCCGCGACGTGCACCCCACGGGCAACCCGCTGGCGGACCTCCCCGACACCGAGCGCTTCGGCTTCACGGTGTCGGACGTCGAGGTGACGTACCGGGGACTGTGCCCGGAGTGCGCGGGCGCGTGA
- a CDS encoding tetratricopeptide repeat protein produces MDVMGDKATLFESGRFVQTFGEGPVRDEVGDMADAADEVRLALAARSGDAEAASVLGAMLLRRGDLDGAETHLRAATAAGDRAAANNLGVLLHQRGYGEEAAGWWRIAAVAGSAAAAHALGRYHRERGDEPAAEYWLRQSAEQGHVLGAYALADLLEHRGDAAAGHWMRLAAERGHREAAYRMARALDREAEDRGEGGGDNAVAEAEQWYRQAAARGHRRAALHLGAILEQRGELKEAGRWYLTSAKDGEPRAACALGFLLRDAGDTESAAVWWLRAAQEGDGNAANALGALHAERGETQTAERWYRAALDAGDDNGAYNLGLLCAEQGRTAQAEQWYRRAAYAGHREAANALAILLLQVGDTSGAEPWFSKAAEAGSVDAAFNLGILYAGRGEETMALRWYERAASAGHTEAALQVGMARLRERDERAAERHLRCAAGGGSAEAAYRLAALLDARRPPRPAHELGESAHEKAECEEWYERAAQQGHRRAQVRVGMLASARGDVVEAARWYRAAAEAGSRNGAFNLGLLLAREGSEPEAVVWWTRAANDGHGRAALRLALVCARRGDLDEGQRWATRAAELGPAEVTERAGRLRDALREELSA; encoded by the coding sequence ATGGACGTTATGGGGGACAAGGCAACTCTGTTCGAGTCAGGGCGATTTGTACAGACTTTCGGTGAGGGGCCGGTCCGCGACGAGGTGGGCGACATGGCCGACGCCGCCGACGAGGTACGCCTCGCGCTCGCCGCGCGCAGCGGTGACGCGGAGGCCGCCAGCGTCCTCGGCGCCATGCTGCTGCGCCGCGGCGACCTCGACGGTGCCGAGACCCATCTGCGGGCCGCCACCGCGGCCGGTGACCGGGCCGCCGCCAACAACCTCGGTGTCCTGCTGCACCAGCGGGGGTACGGCGAGGAGGCCGCCGGCTGGTGGCGCATCGCCGCCGTCGCCGGTTCCGCGGCCGCCGCGCACGCGCTCGGCCGCTACCACCGCGAACGGGGGGACGAACCCGCCGCCGAGTACTGGCTGCGCCAGTCCGCCGAGCAGGGCCATGTCCTCGGCGCCTACGCGCTCGCCGATCTGCTGGAGCACCGCGGGGACGCGGCGGCCGGGCACTGGATGCGGCTCGCCGCCGAGCGCGGGCACCGGGAGGCGGCGTACCGGATGGCGCGCGCGCTCGACCGGGAGGCCGAGGACCGGGGCGAGGGCGGGGGTGACAACGCTGTCGCGGAGGCCGAGCAGTGGTACCGGCAGGCCGCCGCGCGCGGGCACCGGCGGGCCGCCCTGCACCTCGGGGCGATCCTGGAGCAGCGCGGCGAGCTGAAGGAGGCCGGGCGCTGGTACCTGACCTCCGCCAAGGACGGCGAACCGCGTGCCGCCTGCGCCCTCGGCTTCCTGCTGCGCGACGCCGGGGACACCGAGAGCGCCGCCGTGTGGTGGCTGCGCGCCGCCCAGGAGGGCGACGGCAACGCGGCCAACGCGCTCGGCGCGCTGCACGCCGAGCGGGGCGAGACCCAGACCGCCGAGCGCTGGTACCGGGCGGCACTGGACGCGGGGGACGACAACGGCGCGTACAACCTCGGACTGCTCTGCGCCGAGCAGGGCCGCACCGCGCAGGCCGAGCAGTGGTACCGGCGCGCCGCGTACGCCGGGCACCGGGAGGCCGCGAACGCGCTGGCCATCCTGCTGCTCCAGGTCGGCGACACCTCGGGTGCGGAGCCGTGGTTCTCCAAGGCGGCCGAGGCGGGGAGCGTGGACGCGGCGTTCAACCTCGGCATTCTGTACGCCGGGCGCGGCGAGGAGACGATGGCGCTGCGCTGGTACGAGCGGGCGGCCTCGGCCGGGCACACCGAGGCCGCGCTCCAGGTCGGCATGGCGCGGCTGCGCGAGCGCGACGAGCGGGCGGCGGAGCGGCATCTGCGCTGCGCGGCGGGCGGCGGCAGCGCGGAGGCGGCATACCGGCTGGCCGCCCTGCTGGACGCCCGCCGCCCCCCGCGGCCCGCGCACGAACTGGGGGAGAGCGCGCACGAGAAGGCCGAGTGCGAGGAGTGGTACGAGCGGGCGGCGCAGCAGGGCCACCGCCGGGCGCAGGTGCGGGTCGGCATGCTGGCCTCCGCGCGCGGCGATGTGGTCGAGGCGGCGCGCTGGTACCGGGCGGCGGCCGAGGCGGGGTCGCGCAACGGGGCGTTCAACCTCGGGCTGCTGCTCGCCCGCGAGGGCAGCGAGCCGGAGGCCGTGGTGTGGTGGACGCGCGCGGCGAACGACGGCCATGGCCGGGCCGCCCTCCGCCTCGCCCTGGTCTGCGCCCGCCGCGGCGACCTGGACGAGGGGCAGCGCTGGGCGACGCGCGCGGCGGAGCTGGGCCCCGCGGAGGTCACCGAGCGGGCGGGCCGGCTGCGGGACGCGCTGCGCGAGGAACTGTCGGCGTGA
- a CDS encoding UPF0182 family protein, which produces MPDRGQGPAGPRTGAGRPSRRVRVLLLTLGVLAVLGMTFSMFAGFWTNWLWYRSVHYSSVFTTTLWTKIGLFFVFGLLAAFMVGLNIWLAHRLRPPLSAMSMEQQSLDRYRMGLAPYKTWLLVGVCALVGLIAGASAAGQWRTWLMWVNGVPFHEKDPKFHLDISFYAFDLPWFRFLLAFGFAAVILCLIAAAFTHYLYGGLRLTSPGARATAAATSHLSVLLGLFVALKAVAYWLDRYGLAVKSSDFKATGDWTGLRYVDANAYLPAKTILFCIAVICALLFFATLWRRTWQLPVIGFGLMVLSAILIGGLYPAIVQKFQVEPNEQAKEAPYVQKNLTATREAYGIDDTKVTQYDGKSTASDDAKLRADANDAASIRIMDPNIVSPTFEQAQEMKDYYSFPANLDVDRYPTKDGKLQDTVIGLRELNLKGIPKHNWINDHFRYTHGYGVVAAKGTEADDGQPVFTEYDLPSKGDLGTYQQRVYYGEKTTTYSIVGGPQKEIDHPTDNNGEVTTSYAGKSGVNLDNPLNRAAYAMAFNEPQILYSGAIGKGSRILYNRTPKERVEAVAPWLTIDGDAYPAVVDGHIQWIVDGYTTSNSYPYSSRTTLGDTTADSLTAGSDNRSVVAPQNQVNYIRNSVKATVDAYTGEVKLYQWDTKDPVLKTWMKAFPGTVLPKSAISPALLSHLRYPQDLFKVQRELLTRYHVTDPQTFLTGSEVWQVPDDPTNKSGDAVPPYYLSMKMPDQSKQAFSLSTTFTPTGRDNLSAFMSVDSEADSGDYGKIRILKLPTSTTVDGPKQVQSQFNSEQDVAAAIKYLKGGDSAVEYGNLLTVPLDGGLLYVEPVYVRGGGLKYPLQRKVLVTYGDRPPAFENTLGEALDKLFGTSSAAAGPPDGGSKAPPAASDPGVQQDLADAQKAFDAGQRALKQSGGPDWDAYAKAQKDLKAALERAQDAQRQQKQDQSKQPRQKG; this is translated from the coding sequence ATGCCGGACCGCGGCCAGGGCCCAGCGGGGCCACGGACGGGGGCGGGCCGACCATCCCGGCGGGTCAGGGTCCTGCTCCTGACGCTGGGCGTGCTCGCCGTCCTCGGTATGACCTTCAGCATGTTCGCCGGCTTCTGGACGAACTGGCTGTGGTACCGGTCGGTGCACTACTCGTCCGTGTTCACCACCACACTGTGGACCAAGATCGGGCTGTTCTTCGTCTTCGGTCTGCTGGCGGCGTTCATGGTCGGCCTCAACATCTGGCTGGCCCACCGACTGCGGCCCCCGCTGAGCGCCATGTCCATGGAGCAGCAGAGCCTGGACCGCTACCGGATGGGTCTCGCGCCGTACAAGACCTGGCTGCTGGTCGGCGTCTGCGCCCTGGTCGGGCTGATCGCGGGCGCCTCCGCGGCCGGCCAGTGGCGCACCTGGCTGATGTGGGTGAACGGAGTCCCCTTCCACGAGAAGGACCCCAAGTTCCACCTCGACATCTCCTTCTACGCCTTCGACCTGCCCTGGTTCCGGTTCCTGCTGGCCTTCGGCTTCGCCGCGGTCATCCTGTGCCTGATCGCCGCCGCCTTCACGCACTACCTGTACGGCGGGCTGCGCCTGACCAGCCCCGGCGCGCGCGCCACCGCCGCCGCGACCAGCCACCTCTCGGTGCTGCTCGGCCTGTTCGTCGCCCTCAAGGCCGTCGCCTACTGGCTCGACCGGTACGGACTCGCGGTGAAGTCCAGCGACTTCAAGGCGACCGGCGACTGGACCGGCCTGCGCTATGTCGACGCCAACGCCTATCTGCCGGCCAAGACGATCCTGTTCTGCATCGCCGTCATCTGCGCCCTGCTGTTCTTCGCCACCCTGTGGCGGCGCACCTGGCAGCTGCCCGTCATCGGCTTCGGCCTGATGGTCCTCTCGGCGATCCTGATCGGCGGGCTCTACCCGGCGATCGTGCAGAAGTTCCAGGTCGAACCCAACGAGCAGGCCAAGGAAGCCCCGTACGTCCAGAAGAACCTCACGGCCACCCGCGAGGCGTACGGCATCGACGACACCAAGGTCACCCAGTACGACGGCAAGTCCACCGCCTCCGACGACGCCAAGCTGCGCGCGGACGCGAACGACGCGGCGAGCATCCGGATCATGGATCCGAACATCGTCTCGCCCACGTTCGAACAGGCGCAGGAGATGAAGGACTACTACAGCTTCCCGGCCAACCTGGACGTCGACCGCTATCCCACCAAGGACGGCAAGCTCCAGGACACCGTCATAGGCCTGCGCGAGCTGAACCTGAAGGGCATCCCGAAGCACAACTGGATCAACGACCACTTCCGTTACACGCACGGCTACGGCGTGGTCGCCGCCAAGGGCACCGAGGCCGACGACGGCCAGCCCGTCTTCACCGAGTACGACCTGCCCTCCAAGGGCGATCTGGGCACCTACCAGCAGCGGGTCTACTACGGCGAGAAGACCACCACCTACTCCATCGTCGGCGGTCCCCAGAAGGAGATCGACCACCCCACCGACAACAACGGCGAGGTGACCACCAGCTATGCGGGCAAGAGCGGGGTGAACCTCGACAACCCGCTCAACCGGGCCGCGTACGCGATGGCGTTCAACGAGCCGCAGATCCTGTACTCGGGCGCGATCGGCAAGGGCTCGCGGATCCTGTACAACCGCACGCCCAAGGAGCGCGTCGAGGCGGTCGCCCCCTGGCTGACCATCGACGGCGACGCCTACCCGGCCGTCGTCGACGGCCACATCCAGTGGATCGTCGACGGCTACACGACGTCGAACAGCTACCCGTACTCCTCCCGTACGACCCTCGGCGACACCACGGCCGACTCGCTGACCGCCGGCAGCGACAACCGCAGCGTGGTGGCCCCGCAGAACCAGGTCAACTACATCCGCAACTCGGTGAAGGCGACCGTCGACGCGTACACCGGCGAGGTCAAGCTGTACCAGTGGGACACCAAGGACCCGGTGCTGAAGACCTGGATGAAGGCGTTTCCCGGCACGGTGCTGCCCAAGAGCGCGATCTCCCCGGCGCTGCTGTCCCATCTGCGGTATCCCCAGGACCTGTTCAAGGTCCAGCGCGAGCTGCTCACCCGCTACCACGTGACGGATCCGCAGACCTTCCTCACCGGCAGCGAGGTGTGGCAGGTGCCCGACGACCCGACCAACAAGTCGGGTGACGCGGTGCCGCCGTACTACCTGAGCATGAAGATGCCCGACCAGAGCAAACAGGCGTTCTCGCTGTCGACGACGTTCACGCCGACCGGCCGGGACAACCTCAGCGCCTTCATGTCGGTCGACTCCGAGGCGGACAGCGGCGACTACGGCAAGATCAGGATCCTGAAACTGCCGACCAGTACGACGGTCGACGGGCCCAAACAGGTCCAGAGCCAGTTCAACTCCGAGCAGGACGTCGCCGCCGCGATCAAGTACCTCAAGGGCGGGGACTCGGCGGTGGAGTACGGCAATCTGCTGACCGTGCCGCTGGACGGCGGACTGCTCTACGTGGAGCCGGTCTACGTACGGGGCGGCGGACTGAAGTACCCGTTGCAGCGCAAGGTGCTGGTCACCTACGGGGACCGGCCGCCGGCCTTCGAGAACACGCTCGGCGAGGCGCTGGACAAGCTCTTCGGCACCAGCTCCGCCGCGGCCGGACCGCCGGACGGCGGCTCCAAGGCACCGCCCGCGGCGAGCGATCCGGGCGTCCAGCAGGACCTGGCCGACGCCCAGAAGGCGTTCGACGCCGGGCAGCGGGCGCTGAAGCAGTCCGGCGGTCCCGACTGGGACGCCTACGCGAAGGCGCAGAAGGACCTCAAGGCCGCGCTGGAGCGGGCCCAGGACGCGCAGCGGCAGCAGAAGCAGGACCAGTCGAAGCAGCCGAGGCAGAAGGGCTGA
- a CDS encoding PPA1309 family protein, giving the protein MSNTPMAANPLTRAVLEIDEYASGLGWDQPARLFALVDTARLRSQEPALAAQLGLEGESETAGLTPIEQDEIASGKPLDEFLATIAWPDAVAGCALTVERLMLPPSAETQVPKNLSEAKLAKWVADHPQRQEVRMTVAVLRGGAREAALRLREKDTPTEVLTGPDLVPGLADALSATFAD; this is encoded by the coding sequence ATGTCCAACACTCCCATGGCAGCGAACCCGCTCACCCGGGCCGTACTCGAGATCGACGAGTACGCCTCCGGCCTCGGCTGGGACCAGCCCGCTCGCCTCTTCGCCCTCGTAGACACCGCTCGGCTGCGCAGCCAGGAACCCGCGCTCGCGGCCCAGCTGGGCCTGGAGGGCGAGTCCGAGACCGCCGGTCTCACCCCGATCGAGCAGGACGAGATCGCGTCCGGCAAGCCGCTCGACGAGTTCCTCGCCACCATCGCCTGGCCCGACGCGGTGGCCGGCTGCGCGCTCACGGTGGAGCGGCTGATGCTGCCGCCGTCCGCCGAGACGCAGGTCCCCAAGAACCTCAGCGAGGCCAAGCTGGCCAAGTGGGTGGCCGACCACCCCCAGCGCCAGGAGGTCCGGATGACGGTGGCGGTGCTGCGCGGCGGCGCCCGCGAGGCGGCGCTGCGGCTGCGCGAGAAGGACACCCCCACCGAGGTCCTGACCGGCCCGGACCTGGTCCCGGGCCTCGCGGACGCCCTGTCGGCGACATTCGCCGACTGA
- a CDS encoding PDZ domain-containing protein, translating into MPRRTATMLASTLMLIALLCAGVLIPVPYAEMSPGPTVNTLGNHQGEPVLQISGRRTYPADGHLNMTTVRVTSVDFRMNLVEAVYGWLSRDSKVVPHDTLYPKGTTEEQSSQQNAEEFSQSQESAKVAALKQLDVPVKSWVIVSTVVKDSPAEGRLHAGDVIKAVDGHAVTKPSDVAAFVTKHKAGQKVVFTVVPAKEQAAAEKAHKTATTTQDVAITTAASDDSGPKRAIVGISAGTDHTFPFSIDIKLADVGGPSAGLMFALGIYDKLTPGNLTGGKFVAGTGTIDDSGTVGPIGGVDMKTLGARGKGAQYFLTPADNCAEAAADKPGGLTLVKVKTIKDALGALKDIREGNTVALPKCAAKG; encoded by the coding sequence ATGCCACGCCGCACCGCGACGATGCTCGCCTCCACCCTGATGCTGATCGCGCTCCTGTGCGCCGGAGTGCTCATCCCCGTGCCGTACGCGGAGATGTCCCCCGGCCCGACCGTGAACACGCTCGGGAACCACCAGGGCGAGCCGGTGCTCCAGATCTCCGGGCGCAGGACGTATCCGGCGGACGGTCACCTCAACATGACCACCGTGCGGGTGACCAGCGTGGACTTCCGGATGAACCTGGTGGAGGCCGTCTACGGCTGGCTGTCGCGCGACAGCAAGGTCGTGCCGCACGACACGCTCTACCCGAAGGGCACGACCGAGGAGCAGTCCTCGCAGCAGAACGCCGAGGAGTTCAGCCAGTCCCAGGAGAGCGCCAAGGTCGCCGCCCTGAAGCAGCTGGACGTCCCGGTGAAGTCCTGGGTGATCGTCTCCACCGTGGTCAAGGACTCCCCGGCCGAGGGCAGGCTGCACGCCGGTGACGTGATCAAGGCGGTCGACGGCCACGCGGTCACGAAGCCCTCGGACGTCGCCGCGTTCGTCACCAAGCACAAGGCGGGCCAGAAGGTGGTCTTCACCGTCGTCCCCGCCAAGGAGCAGGCCGCCGCCGAGAAGGCCCACAAGACGGCCACGACGACCCAGGACGTCGCGATCACCACGGCCGCCTCCGACGACAGCGGGCCCAAGCGGGCCATCGTCGGGATCTCCGCCGGGACCGATCACACGTTTCCGTTCAGCATCGACATCAAGCTCGCCGACGTCGGCGGCCCCAGCGCCGGTCTGATGTTCGCACTCGGCATCTACGACAAGCTCACCCCGGGCAACCTCACCGGCGGCAAGTTCGTGGCCGGCACCGGCACCATCGACGACAGCGGCACGGTCGGGCCGATCGGCGGCGTCGACATGAAGACCCTCGGCGCGCGCGGCAAGGGCGCCCAGTACTTCCTGACGCCCGCCGACAACTGCGCCGAGGCCGCGGCGGACAAGCCGGGCGGGCTCACCCTGGTCAAGGTGAAGACGATCAAGGACGCGCTGGGCGCGCTCAAGGACATCCGCGAGGGGAACACCGTGGCCCTGCCGAAGTGCGCCGCCAAGGGCTGA
- a CDS encoding molybdenum cofactor biosynthesis protein MoaE: protein MAEMSEHPGERAAQDPVKLIGVRESPLSVDEVFRAVGDDAAGGIALFVGTVRNHDGGADVDALGYSCHPSAEAEMRRIAEKVVADHPVRALAAVHRVGELGVGDIAVVVAVSCPHRAEAFEACRKLIDDIKHEVPIWKHQTFSDGTEEWVGAC from the coding sequence ATGGCTGAGATGAGCGAGCACCCCGGCGAGCGGGCCGCGCAGGATCCCGTCAAGCTGATCGGCGTCAGGGAGAGCCCGCTCTCGGTGGACGAGGTGTTCCGGGCGGTCGGGGACGACGCGGCCGGAGGCATCGCGCTGTTCGTGGGGACGGTGCGCAACCACGACGGGGGCGCCGACGTGGACGCGCTCGGCTACTCCTGCCATCCCAGCGCCGAGGCCGAGATGCGGCGGATCGCCGAGAAGGTCGTCGCGGACCATCCGGTGCGGGCCCTGGCCGCCGTGCACCGGGTCGGCGAGCTGGGCGTGGGGGACATCGCGGTGGTCGTCGCCGTGTCGTGCCCGCACCGCGCGGAGGCCTTCGAGGCGTGCCGGAAGCTGATCGACGACATCAAGCACGAGGTGCCGATCTGGAAGCACCAGACGTTCTCGGACGGCACCGAGGAATGGGTGGGAGCCTGCTGA
- a CDS encoding SDR family oxidoreductase, which produces MSSPDPQVRAARNHSDASAGRRPAVRGPVVAVTGAATGVGALLTARLAASEEVRRVVAIDERRGECEEAQWHILDVRDPAIADKLRGADVVVHLALDLDLGSDAAARTAYNVRGTQTVLTAAAAAGVHRVVLCTSAMVYGALPDNELPLSEDAELRATAEATGVGDLLEIERLARRAPRAHPGLNVTVVRPAILVGGTDTALTRYFESPRLLVVAGSRPAWQFCHVEDLCAALEYAVLEKAEGELAVGCDGWLEQEEIEELSGIRRMELPSAVALGAAARLHRIGLTPSPAGDLAYTMYPWVVSGSRLHDAGWRPKWTNEEVLAELLEEAGGRHTVAGRRLGRKDATAAGAAGATVALLGAAAVVRRARKARRR; this is translated from the coding sequence GTGAGTTCCCCAGATCCGCAGGTTCGCGCAGCGCGAAACCACTCAGACGCCTCCGCCGGGCGCAGACCCGCGGTGCGCGGGCCCGTCGTGGCGGTCACCGGCGCCGCGACCGGCGTCGGAGCCCTGCTCACGGCGCGACTGGCCGCCTCGGAGGAGGTCCGGCGGGTCGTCGCCATCGACGAGCGGCGCGGGGAGTGCGAAGAGGCCCAGTGGCACATCCTGGACGTCCGGGATCCGGCCATCGCGGACAAACTGCGCGGCGCCGACGTGGTCGTCCATCTCGCGCTCGACCTGGATCTCGGCAGCGACGCGGCCGCGCGGACCGCTTACAACGTCCGGGGGACGCAGACCGTGCTGACCGCCGCCGCGGCCGCCGGCGTGCACCGGGTGGTGCTGTGCACCTCGGCGATGGTCTACGGCGCGCTGCCCGACAACGAACTGCCGCTGTCGGAGGACGCCGAGCTGCGGGCGACGGCCGAGGCGACCGGCGTCGGGGACCTGCTGGAGATCGAGCGCCTCGCCCGCCGCGCGCCCCGCGCACACCCCGGTCTGAACGTCACCGTGGTACGGCCCGCCATCCTCGTCGGCGGCACGGACACCGCGCTGACCAGGTACTTCGAGTCGCCACGGCTCCTGGTGGTGGCCGGGTCGCGGCCCGCGTGGCAGTTCTGCCATGTCGAGGACCTGTGCGCGGCCCTGGAGTACGCCGTCCTGGAGAAGGCCGAAGGGGAGCTGGCCGTCGGCTGCGACGGATGGCTGGAGCAGGAGGAGATCGAGGAGCTCAGCGGGATCCGGCGCATGGAGCTGCCCTCGGCGGTCGCGCTGGGCGCGGCGGCACGGCTGCACCGGATCGGGCTCACCCCGTCCCCGGCGGGCGACCTCGCCTACACGATGTACCCGTGGGTGGTCAGCGGGAGCCGGCTGCACGACGCGGGATGGCGGCCGAAGTGGACCAACGAGGAGGTCCTCGCGGAGCTGCTGGAGGAAGCCGGCGGGCGGCATACGGTGGCCGGCCGGCGCCTCGGCCGCAAGGACGCCACGGCGGCGGGCGCGGCCGGTGCCACGGTGGCCCTGCTGGGCGCGGCGGCGGTGGTGCGCCGGGCCCGGAAGGCGCGCCGGCGGTAG